The following nucleotide sequence is from Triticum dicoccoides isolate Atlit2015 ecotype Zavitan chromosome 7B, WEW_v2.0, whole genome shotgun sequence.
TCCAGTGCCAAGCAGATATGTAGGTTTTTCTACAGTTATTCTGAACCTCTGCACGCTCAAATGAAAACCAAGATTGGTGGAGAGTTGATCCCACCCAATGCCGCAAGGTTCGGAACTGACTTTATGTGCCTACAAAGTTACTGGGATAATAAAGACAAGCTCAGGCAGTGGATGATCTCGAATGAGTGGGAAGATGGCCCTTGGAGTAGGGAGGCAGATTATGATTACACGTATGACTGCTTGACAAGCTGCTCCTGGTGGGAAGATGTCAAATGGGTACTAGATAGAATCCGACCACTTTATGCCATACTTCAGCACGCAGATTCACCTAAGACTAGGTCAATTTCTGGATTTATGCCTAGAATGATTGCTGCTAGGGATGAATTACAATCTCTTTTCCAGGAGGGGTCAGAAGATTTGAATGATTTCATGGATGTGGTTGACAGGAGGGTTGCAGATATATATGATGGCACTCTTATGATTGCAGGTAAGGACTAAGTTGCTGTGTGTCTTATTTTTAATGGCTTTCATCCATTGTGAATTTATCTAACTCTCTTTCTTCTACAGCTGGTGTGCTTGATCCTGACGCCCACTACAAGCATGATCTTGCAAGCAATGCAGATTACATGCAAGCATTCACGATGGCAATTGAGAAGGTTGCAGACTCACCTGCAAATGCAGTGGCGGCACTGGACCAGTTCGAAACTTTCCGTTCTTCTAGCGGGAGGTTTGACAAAGATATTGCTCGGCGTTGTGCTAGCACATTGGACCCAGCTTCTTGGTGGTCGTATTTTGGAGGAGAAGTAAAACTCCTTCAGGGCTATGCGACTCGAATTGTATCCCGATGTATGTCCTCTAGCAGGTGTGAGCGAAACTGGAGCACATATGCATTGATGCATGCACAAGCGACAAATCAGCTTGCTTCTGAAAAGCTTCACAAGTTGGTCTGTGTCCGATACAATCTTAACCTGCGGTTCGAACAATCTAAAACAGATAAGGAAGAAAAGGATGGCAAGGGGAAAAAAGAGCTCGATCTTTGCAGATTGATGATGGATGTTGCACTATATGATAAAGAAAACCCTATCATGGATTGGCTGAAAAACCCCGGGAGTGCATCCTTGACTTCACTGGACGAAAAAGATGAATGTGATCTCCCCACACCATCTAGGGCTGTGATTGGTATGATATGCAAAGGGAAATCAAGTGAGGATGTCCTTGACAAGCCAATCGGGGTTTTGGAATTGAAGAAGAACTGCACCCTCTCCAGCAGGAAGCAAAAGAGGAAAAGGGGGAAGATGGCTACTGATAATAATGGTTCGTTGCACAGAATGTCTACTAGGAAAAAAACGAAGGATCTCTCCAGCCTCTAGCCTTTTGCTGGTAAGAAATTCTGTTTAGAAGTTGCCAGCAAAGCGGGTTGCTACTGATGTTAATATTCAATTTCTCTGTTCTACTTCAGCAAGTATTAAATGATCTATCTAAATCAAGTGCCAACCTAACACACATGACAGACAGTTTTGTTGACTTCTTCTTTAGGTTAATCTGTCCTGGATAACCTTTGGATGTTGTGAATGGTGGCTATTCAGATGGATCCAACATTAGCTAAGAGCTGGGGTAGAACGGATGGCCAGTACTGAAGCACAAGAGCCTGAAATCCAAAACCTGGGGAGCTACATCTTAGGGTCGTGATCTCTTGCTGATTTCGAACTCTCGATGCTGCCTGCCAACTTGTGATTTTTAATGACCTCTCTGATATTCTGCCTGTAGTAAGATGCTACGTAAGGTGGTGCCTTTTGAGAAATGTTCTAATGTTCGCTGGTTATCTTGTTTAATTTCCATGATGCCTGTCGTTCTGCGTGCTCTGCTGAAACATTGTGCGCCTTTGGAATCTCTGATCGATGATGCCAAAAAAGAAGAAGTATATCTGTAGGCATAAATGTTTCATCAATCCCCTTTTCTTGTCACTAACGTGGGAATTCATGTGCTTTCAGAGCGACCGGTGCCCCTAAAGTTTGCTTCAATAACATATACGAGTAGATTATTTGTTCGATTGTTTTCCACTTTACGCCAAGAAAAGTCTGCAGCAACACAATCCAGTAGCATTGACAAAACTTCATCCTCGTAGATATCAAGTGGTAATACAAGAGCACATGTACATATGCACAGCCATATGATGCTGGCTTTGGTCCAAAAACTGTACACAACACAACCGAGCCCAACATCCTGCATACAGTCCAGTGATCAAAGGGAACCT
It contains:
- the LOC119336156 gene encoding uncharacterized protein LOC119336156, which gives rise to MESGSDDGSNSSSSSCAPGIAALRSGRTVAGGKNKSAPSRRQRVTTDLSIYSDLSCRRAPAPPRLQGVLQKDSAKELGQAWAKFFHANGIPGEKADCPHFQEAMRLTQQLGPVVQHVPTGSEIDGPCLQSEYDELMERVAEWKGWWDLYGVTVMCDSWIGPTGTTIVNFMISCNRRMYFHKSVDATGSMQSIPYLYELIRKVVVEEIGQGFVVQIVTQNESNFKEACGQLIKEYPHIVWQPCAAHTVNLMLMEIGNIPKVDAVLSSAKQICRFFYSYSEPLHAQMKTKIGGELIPPNAARFGTDFMCLQSYWDNKDKLRQWMISNEWEDGPWSREADYDYTYDCLTSCSWWEDVKWVLDRIRPLYAILQHADSPKTRSISGFMPRMIAARDELQSLFQEGSEDLNDFMDVVDRRVADIYDGTLMIAAGVLDPDAHYKHDLASNADYMQAFTMAIEKVADSPANAVAALDQFETFRSSSGRFDKDIARRCASTLDPASWWSYFGGEVKLLQGYATRIVSRCMSSSRCERNWSTYALMHAQATNQLASEKLHKLVCVRYNLNLRFEQSKTDKEEKDGKGKKELDLCRLMMDVALYDKENPIMDWLKNPGSASLTSLDEKDECDLPTPSRAVIGMICKGKSSEDVLDKPIGVLELKKNCTLSSRKQKRKRGKMATDNNGSLHRMSTRKKTKDLSSL